In Flavobacterium sp. N3904, one DNA window encodes the following:
- a CDS encoding M16 family metallopeptidase yields MQAQDRTQPKPGKSPIVNIKKPQTFVLANGLKVLVVENHKLPRVSFNLTLDNAPFIEGNKKGVDELTSNLIGNGSKKTSKTVFNEEIDFYGVEINFSSHGATANSLSKYSGRVLELLTEGTLHPNFTQDDFDKEKAKLIEGLKAEEKSVPGIASRVVDVLAYGKNHPSGEFMTEATLNNITLADVEANYHNYFVPENAYLVIVGDVKFNNVKVAVEKLFGTWEKKNTLKTSYDTPINVPNRQINLVDVPNAVQSEITLVNTVNLKMGDPDFFPAVIANQILGGDFNSYLNMNLREKNAWTYGARSNVGAGKHTTKFFAKSAVRNAVTHSAVVEFVKEIIRIRTEKVTEEVLQTVKAGYIGRFVMQVEKPQAVARYALNIETEKLPADFYEKYIQTISDVTADDILRTAKKYFLIDNIRIVIVGKASEIAPELEKLKIPIFNFDTYGNPL; encoded by the coding sequence ATGCAAGCACAAGACCGCACGCAACCCAAACCCGGAAAATCACCTATAGTCAATATCAAAAAACCGCAAACCTTTGTTCTGGCCAATGGTCTAAAAGTATTGGTTGTAGAAAATCATAAATTACCAAGAGTATCTTTCAACCTAACTTTAGACAACGCCCCTTTTATTGAAGGCAATAAAAAAGGAGTCGACGAATTAACAAGTAACTTAATTGGTAACGGCAGTAAGAAAACATCAAAAACAGTATTCAATGAAGAAATCGACTTTTATGGGGTAGAAATAAATTTCAGTTCCCATGGCGCTACCGCCAATTCGCTTTCCAAATACAGCGGAAGAGTTCTGGAGCTACTTACAGAAGGAACCTTACATCCAAATTTTACCCAAGACGATTTCGACAAAGAAAAAGCCAAATTAATAGAAGGATTAAAAGCCGAAGAAAAAAGTGTTCCCGGAATTGCCAGTCGCGTTGTCGATGTTTTGGCTTATGGCAAAAACCATCCTTCGGGAGAGTTTATGACCGAAGCAACATTAAACAACATCACCCTTGCCGATGTCGAAGCCAATTACCACAACTATTTCGTTCCGGAAAATGCTTATTTGGTAATTGTTGGCGATGTCAAATTCAACAATGTAAAAGTCGCTGTAGAAAAATTGTTTGGCACTTGGGAAAAGAAAAATACCCTAAAAACATCTTACGATACGCCGATAAATGTGCCTAACCGACAAATCAACTTAGTCGATGTGCCCAATGCGGTCCAATCGGAAATCACATTGGTCAATACCGTAAATTTAAAAATGGGAGATCCTGACTTTTTTCCGGCTGTAATTGCCAATCAAATTCTGGGAGGCGATTTCAACAGTTACCTGAACATGAATTTGCGAGAAAAAAATGCGTGGACCTATGGCGCTAGATCAAACGTGGGAGCAGGAAAACATACCACCAAATTCTTCGCAAAATCGGCCGTAAGAAACGCCGTAACCCATAGCGCAGTAGTTGAATTTGTCAAAGAAATCATAAGAATAAGAACCGAAAAAGTAACGGAAGAAGTACTCCAAACCGTAAAAGCAGGTTACATTGGCCGATTTGTAATGCAGGTCGAAAAACCACAAGCTGTAGCCCGTTATGCCTTAAATATCGAAACCGAAAAACTTCCAGCCGATTTTTACGAGAAATACATTCAAACTATAAGTGACGTGACAGCCGATGACATATTGCGTACGGCCAAGAAGTATTTCTTAATTGACAATATCCGAATTGTAATTGTAGGCAAAGCATCTGAAATTGCCCCAGAACTGGAAAAACTAAAAATTCCGATATTCAATTTCGATACTTATGGAAATCCCTTATAG
- a CDS encoding DMT family transporter → MMTKQLKWVYLLVLALIWGSSFILIKKGLVGLTAYQLGSLRIIFAAVFLLLIGYKSLIKIPHHQWKYIALTSLFGTFVPAYLFAIAETQIDSSITAILNSLTPLNTLILGAAFFGITFRRSQIWGVIIGLLGSMLLVFNGAVNHPEQNYYYAILVLIASICYAINVNLIKKYLSDLTPLSITTGNFLILLFPALGILFFTDFFDVVYVEKVQHSLLFILILGVVGTGIANVIFFKLIQISSPVFATSVTYLIPIVAFFWGLLDNEMLTFVQFIGAFVILMGVYLSAKK, encoded by the coding sequence ATGATGACAAAGCAGTTGAAGTGGGTTTATTTGTTGGTACTTGCCTTAATTTGGGGAAGTTCATTTATATTGATCAAAAAAGGATTGGTTGGATTGACGGCTTATCAGTTGGGTTCTTTACGTATTATTTTTGCGGCTGTTTTTTTGCTTCTGATTGGTTATAAGAGCTTGATTAAAATCCCGCATCATCAATGGAAATATATTGCATTGACTTCGCTTTTCGGAACGTTTGTTCCCGCTTATCTTTTTGCCATTGCCGAAACCCAGATTGACAGCTCGATTACCGCGATTTTAAATTCATTGACACCTTTGAATACCTTGATTTTGGGTGCGGCATTTTTTGGGATAACTTTCAGGAGAAGTCAGATTTGGGGTGTAATTATTGGTCTTTTGGGAAGTATGCTTTTGGTTTTTAACGGTGCTGTTAATCATCCCGAACAAAATTATTATTATGCAATTTTGGTTCTGATTGCATCTATTTGTTATGCCATAAATGTGAATTTAATAAAAAAATATCTGTCTGATTTGACTCCTTTGAGCATTACTACAGGAAATTTTTTAATCTTACTTTTTCCAGCTTTGGGAATTTTGTTTTTCACCGATTTTTTTGATGTGGTCTATGTCGAAAAAGTGCAACATTCTCTTTTATTTATATTGATTTTAGGAGTTGTGGGAACTGGAATCGCCAATGTAATTTTCTTTAAATTGATTCAAATTTCATCGCCCGTTTTTGCGACATCGGTTACCTATTTAATTCCAATTGTTGCTTTCTTTTGGGGATTGTTGGACAATGAAATGCTCACTTTTGTCCAGTTTATAGGTGCTTTTGTGATTTTGATGGGCGTATATTTGTCTGCTAAAAAATAG
- a CDS encoding heavy-metal-associated domain-containing protein, whose amino-acid sequence MNFTKSIAIVALSGLLFASCKDNKTEVKTETASTETAAPKVKKEIAAANLQTASFKIEGMTCAIGCAATIQEELTALDGVQTAKVDFDKKLATVTFDKTVQTPESLTKVVQATGDGKTYKVSDMKS is encoded by the coding sequence ATGAATTTCACAAAATCAATCGCAATTGTAGCACTTTCGGGTTTACTTTTTGCAAGCTGCAAAGACAACAAAACCGAAGTGAAAACAGAAACTGCTTCAACAGAAACTGCAGCACCAAAAGTTAAAAAAGAAATTGCTGCAGCCAATTTGCAAACAGCAAGCTTCAAAATAGAAGGAATGACTTGCGCCATAGGTTGTGCCGCAACAATTCAAGAAGAACTGACAGCACTAGACGGTGTGCAAACAGCCAAAGTAGATTTTGACAAAAAACTGGCTACCGTAACTTTTGACAAAACCGTTCAAACTCCGGAAAGCTTAACCAAAGTCGTTCAAGCTACCGGCGACGGAAAAACATACAAAGTTTCAGACATGAAGTCGTAA
- the gldD gene encoding gliding motility lipoprotein GldD: protein MLKKITAIIVLFTFFFTLFGCKNDVLPKPSSYLRLDYPEAEYVNYAGHCPFAFEMNSKAIIKEDKDCGFTITYPKMKATIYLTYKPVNNNINKLLRDAQKLTYEHVIKADDILEQPFLNPDKKVYGMFYQVDGNAATNSQFYATDSIKHFVTGSVYFYAKPNFDSIMPAASYIKNDMQRLMETLKWK from the coding sequence ATGCTTAAAAAAATTACTGCCATAATTGTCCTTTTTACCTTCTTCTTTACTCTGTTTGGATGTAAAAATGATGTGTTGCCAAAACCATCCAGTTATTTGCGATTGGACTATCCGGAAGCAGAATATGTGAATTATGCAGGGCATTGTCCTTTTGCTTTCGAAATGAATTCCAAGGCAATTATCAAAGAAGACAAAGATTGTGGATTTACGATTACCTACCCAAAAATGAAAGCCACTATTTACCTAACGTATAAGCCAGTAAATAACAATATTAATAAATTGTTGAGGGACGCCCAAAAATTGACGTATGAACATGTTATCAAAGCGGATGATATTCTGGAGCAGCCGTTTTTGAACCCAGATAAAAAAGTGTATGGAATGTTTTATCAAGTGGATGGAAATGCGGCAACCAATTCTCAATTTTACGCCACAGACAGCATTAAACACTTTGTTACGGGTTCGGTTTATTTCTATGCAAAACCCAATTTTGATTCTATTATGCCAGCAGCGAGTTATATCAAAAACGATATGCAGCGGTTAATGGAAACGTTGAAATGGAAATAA
- a CDS encoding gliding motility-associated protein GldE, with protein sequence MDPEPSLEIAYLIDTDLVFGFIGIFVLLFCSAIVSGAEVALFSLSQKEIDDTIQVDGSKGKIIAQLIERPKKLLATLLVANNFINIGVVILFSFVGKDLFEAITSPILKFITEVILVTFLLLLFGEVLPKVYASRNNIKFAKLVAYPISVLDKILSPVSLPMRSVTIFLQNKLGKQKTNFSVDQLSQALGLTDAGETSTEEQKILEGIVSFGNTDTKQVMSPRIDIFALEITETFEEIYLKIIDKGFSRIPVYRDNIDQIEGVLFVKDLLPYINDFTFDWKTLMREPFFVPENKKLDNLLNDFQSMKSHLAIVVDEYGGTSGLVSLEDIIEEIVGEISDEFDDEPLNFSKIDDKNYIFEGKINLKDFYRIIDVDESLFEDKKGEAETLAGFILEILGNFPKKGQKIVFENCTFVIESVDQKRVKQIKVTIE encoded by the coding sequence TTGGACCCAGAGCCCAGTTTAGAGATTGCATACCTTATAGACACTGATTTAGTCTTTGGTTTTATTGGAATATTTGTATTGTTGTTTTGTTCCGCAATAGTATCAGGTGCCGAAGTAGCCCTTTTTTCATTATCCCAAAAAGAAATTGACGATACTATTCAAGTAGATGGTTCAAAAGGAAAAATTATTGCTCAACTTATTGAGAGACCCAAAAAACTGCTTGCCACACTTCTCGTTGCTAATAATTTTATAAATATTGGCGTAGTAATTTTATTTTCTTTCGTTGGTAAAGATTTATTTGAAGCTATAACATCACCTATTCTAAAATTTATTACCGAAGTGATATTAGTCACTTTTTTGTTATTGCTTTTTGGTGAAGTTTTGCCAAAAGTATACGCCAGCAGGAACAACATAAAGTTTGCCAAGTTGGTGGCTTACCCTATCTCAGTATTAGACAAAATTTTGTCTCCGGTAAGTTTACCGATGCGTTCGGTAACTATTTTTTTGCAAAATAAATTAGGGAAACAAAAAACGAATTTCTCAGTAGATCAATTATCGCAAGCATTAGGATTGACTGATGCCGGCGAAACTTCTACTGAAGAACAAAAAATATTGGAGGGGATTGTCTCTTTTGGAAATACCGATACTAAGCAAGTAATGAGTCCAAGAATTGATATTTTTGCTTTGGAAATTACTGAAACTTTCGAGGAAATTTACCTCAAAATAATAGACAAGGGGTTTTCGAGAATACCGGTATATAGAGACAATATTGATCAAATTGAAGGCGTTTTGTTTGTAAAGGATTTATTGCCTTATATAAATGATTTTACATTTGATTGGAAAACATTAATGCGTGAACCCTTTTTTGTCCCAGAGAACAAGAAATTGGACAATTTGCTAAATGATTTTCAAAGCATGAAAAGTCATTTGGCTATCGTTGTCGATGAGTATGGCGGAACGTCAGGTTTGGTGTCACTCGAAGATATTATTGAAGAAATAGTGGGCGAAATCAGTGATGAATTTGATGACGAACCATTGAACTTTTCTAAAATAGACGATAAAAATTATATTTTCGAAGGGAAAATAAACCTAAAGGATTTTTACAGGATCATTGACGTAGACGAAAGTTTATTTGAAGATAAAAAAGGAGAAGCCGAAACCTTGGCTGGTTTTATTCTCGAAATTTTGGGTAATTTTCCAAAAAAAGGCCAGAAAATTGTTTTTGAAAACTGTACGTTTGTCATCGAATCTGTAGATCAAAAACGAGTCAAACAAATTAAAGTAACGATTGAATAA
- a CDS encoding single-stranded DNA-binding protein produces the protein MNGTLNKVMLIGHLGDDVKMHYFDGGNCIGRFQLATNEVYVNKTTNEKITSTEWHNLVVRNKAAEICEKYLSKGDKIYVEGRIKSRQWQAEDGSTKHTMEIQVTEFTFLTTKKETESNKSANSVESTKNTNFDPQNKDLPINDLPF, from the coding sequence ATGAACGGAACATTAAATAAAGTGATGCTAATAGGCCATCTTGGCGACGATGTCAAAATGCATTATTTTGACGGAGGAAACTGCATCGGGAGATTTCAATTGGCTACCAATGAAGTGTACGTCAATAAAACCACCAATGAGAAAATTACTTCTACCGAGTGGCACAATTTGGTTGTGCGCAACAAAGCTGCCGAAATTTGCGAAAAATACCTTTCAAAGGGAGATAAGATTTATGTGGAAGGCCGTATCAAATCCAGACAATGGCAAGCCGAAGATGGTTCTACCAAGCATACAATGGAAATTCAAGTGACAGAGTTTACTTTTTTGACCACAAAAAAAGAAACGGAAAGCAATAAATCTGCAAATAGTGTTGAATCCACAAAAAACACTAACTTTGACCCTCAAAATAAAGACTTGCCAATCAATGATTTGCCGTTTTAA
- the mutY gene encoding A/G-specific adenine glycosylase, producing the protein MKFSNTLIKWYLQNKRDLPWRKTTDPYPIWLSEIMLQQTRVAQGTPYFLSFTAAFPTVFDLADANEEQVLKLWQGLGYYSRARNLHKTAQTVAYQSEGIFPNNYSDLLKLKGIGEYTAAAIASFSYNECVPVVDGNVFRVLSRYFDIETDIAQASAKKEFAALAFELMPKNNPAQFNQAIMEFGALQCVPKSPNCTVCVFNSSCAALQKKKVDQLPVKSKKTKVRNRYFNYIVVEDDLGNTIIQKRTAKGIWHNLYEFPLLETEKVEDFDTVARQIQQQFFQENEIASLLEYNEQSIIHKLSHQHLHIKFWKVSIKGSIENGIDLKTAKTFPFPIVIHNFIEEKL; encoded by the coding sequence ATGAAATTTTCTAACACGCTAATTAAGTGGTATTTACAAAATAAACGCGATTTGCCTTGGCGTAAAACAACCGATCCATACCCTATTTGGCTCTCCGAAATTATGCTTCAGCAAACAAGAGTGGCTCAAGGAACACCTTATTTTTTGTCTTTTACAGCAGCTTTTCCGACTGTTTTTGATTTGGCAGACGCCAACGAAGAACAAGTCTTAAAACTTTGGCAGGGATTGGGTTATTATTCCCGTGCCCGTAATTTGCACAAAACCGCCCAAACGGTGGCTTATCAATCGGAAGGCATTTTCCCCAATAATTATTCCGATTTACTAAAATTAAAAGGAATTGGTGAGTACACTGCCGCCGCTATTGCTTCCTTCTCCTATAATGAATGTGTTCCCGTGGTCGACGGAAATGTGTTTCGAGTGCTCTCGCGTTATTTTGACATAGAAACCGATATTGCTCAAGCTTCAGCCAAAAAAGAATTCGCCGCTTTGGCTTTTGAGTTAATGCCAAAAAATAACCCGGCACAATTCAATCAAGCCATAATGGAGTTTGGCGCACTGCAATGCGTGCCCAAAAGCCCCAATTGTACTGTCTGTGTATTCAACAGCAGTTGTGCGGCGCTGCAAAAAAAGAAGGTCGACCAATTGCCCGTAAAATCAAAAAAAACAAAAGTCCGAAACCGTTACTTTAATTATATAGTTGTTGAAGATGATTTGGGGAACACTATTATTCAAAAGCGTACTGCCAAAGGAATCTGGCACAATCTCTATGAATTCCCATTGCTCGAAACCGAAAAAGTCGAGGATTTTGATACTGTAGCCCGACAAATACAGCAGCAATTTTTTCAGGAAAATGAAATTGCGAGTCTATTAGAATATAATGAACAAAGTATTATTCACAAACTTTCGCACCAACATTTACACATTAAATTCTGGAAAGTAAGTATAAAAGGTAGCATTGAGAATGGAATCGACCTCAAAACTGCCAAAACATTCCCATTTCCAATCGTGATACATAATTTTATAGAAGAGAAATTATAA
- a CDS encoding HU family DNA-binding protein has translation MTKADIVAKISEKLGLEKGDVQATVETFMNEVKNSLETGDNVYLRGFGSFIVKTRAEKTGRNISKNTTIKIPAHNIPAFKPAKVFVEGVKINNEAK, from the coding sequence ATGACGAAAGCAGATATCGTAGCAAAAATTTCGGAAAAATTAGGTCTTGAAAAAGGGGATGTGCAAGCAACCGTTGAAACTTTTATGAACGAAGTAAAAAACTCACTAGAAACTGGTGACAATGTTTACTTAAGAGGTTTTGGAAGTTTTATTGTAAAAACAAGAGCTGAAAAAACAGGAAGAAATATCTCAAAAAATACCACAATTAAGATTCCTGCACACAACATACCTGCTTTTAAACCGGCAAAAGTTTTTGTAGAGGGAGTAAAGATTAACAACGAAGCAAAATAA
- a CDS encoding ribonuclease E/G produces the protein MNKELIIRSSSDFVDFALLKDGKLIELHKEEEKSNFQVGDIFIAKIRKPVAGLNAAFVNVGYEKDAFLHYHDLGPNLASQLKFIKLVSAGKIKDFSLKTFQFEKEIDKDGTITDVISANQSVLVQVVKEPISTKGPRISAELSLAGRFIVLVPFSDRVSISQKIEDKKEKERLKRLVQSVKPKGFGVIVRTVAEGKSTVELEKDLQNLLSRWNAMCKKLPTAHHPSKVLGELNRASSILRDVFNDTFSGIQIDDEELYNQTKDYLQEIAPSKQSIVKFYQSNDTPIFEKYNIERQIKTSFGKTVSMSKGAYLIIEHTEALHVIDVNSGNRSNKATNQEDTAMEVNMIAAAEIARQLRLRDMGGIIVVDFIDMSNPENRKVLFDFLREEMSDDKAKHKILPPSKFGLVQITRQRVRPEVNIKTREEDPNNEHGEIEAPILIIDKIASDLERVLKTHNKVVLNVHPFVAAYLSKGFPSLRSKWFFEHKKWVKIIPRDAYTYLEYHFYDKKGNVIKE, from the coding sequence ATGAATAAAGAATTAATCATTCGATCTAGTTCTGATTTCGTAGATTTTGCCTTATTAAAAGATGGAAAACTAATTGAATTACACAAGGAAGAAGAGAAAAGCAACTTTCAGGTTGGTGATATTTTTATTGCCAAAATAAGAAAACCTGTTGCTGGACTTAACGCAGCTTTTGTAAATGTTGGCTACGAAAAAGATGCCTTTTTACATTATCACGATTTAGGACCTAACTTAGCTTCCCAACTGAAATTCATAAAACTTGTAAGCGCAGGTAAAATAAAAGATTTCTCCCTAAAAACCTTTCAGTTTGAAAAAGAAATAGATAAAGATGGTACTATTACTGATGTAATAAGCGCCAATCAATCTGTTTTGGTACAAGTTGTCAAAGAACCAATATCTACCAAAGGACCAAGAATAAGCGCAGAGCTTTCCCTTGCCGGAAGATTTATTGTTTTGGTTCCGTTTTCTGACCGTGTTTCTATTTCACAAAAAATAGAAGACAAAAAAGAAAAGGAACGTTTGAAACGCCTTGTACAATCAGTCAAACCAAAAGGATTTGGTGTTATTGTTCGCACAGTAGCCGAAGGCAAAAGTACAGTAGAATTAGAAAAAGATTTGCAGAACCTGCTCAGCAGATGGAATGCAATGTGTAAAAAATTACCGACTGCTCATCATCCTTCCAAAGTATTAGGAGAGCTCAACAGAGCTTCTTCAATATTAAGAGATGTTTTCAACGATACCTTCAGTGGTATCCAGATTGATGACGAAGAGTTGTACAACCAAACAAAGGATTATCTGCAAGAAATTGCACCATCCAAACAATCAATTGTAAAGTTTTATCAGTCAAATGATACGCCTATTTTTGAGAAATACAATATAGAGAGACAAATCAAAACTTCATTTGGAAAAACAGTTTCCATGAGTAAAGGGGCTTACCTTATTATCGAACACACAGAAGCTTTACACGTTATAGACGTAAATAGCGGAAACCGTTCTAATAAAGCTACCAACCAGGAGGACACAGCCATGGAAGTGAATATGATTGCAGCCGCCGAAATAGCCAGACAATTGCGTCTTCGCGATATGGGCGGAATCATAGTCGTAGATTTTATCGATATGTCTAATCCCGAAAATCGTAAAGTTTTGTTCGACTTCTTGAGAGAAGAAATGAGCGATGATAAAGCGAAACACAAGATCTTACCACCGAGTAAATTTGGGTTGGTCCAAATTACCAGACAACGCGTAAGACCAGAAGTTAACATTAAAACTAGAGAAGAAGACCCTAACAATGAGCATGGCGAAATTGAAGCGCCAATTTTAATCATTGACAAAATAGCTTCCGATCTAGAAAGAGTTTTAAAAACCCACAATAAAGTAGTACTCAATGTACATCCGTTTGTGGCTGCATACCTCAGTAAAGGTTTTCCATCATTGCGTTCAAAATGGTTTTTTGAACACAAAAAATGGGTAAAAATCATACCACGTGACGCTTACACGTATTTAGAATATCATTTCTACGACAAAAAAGGAAATGTTATCAAAGAATAA
- the pbpC gene encoding penicillin-binding protein 1C has protein sequence MKNKLIAFLQRSINWIKRNKIKSSIAFLLLVVYYFSLPRTLFQEPYSTVIESKEGELLGAKIALDGQWRFPAQDSVPDKFKKCIVYFEDEYFYKHPGFNPVAMVNAFQQNRKAGKVVRGGSTLTQQVIRLSRNGKRRTYFEKIIELILATRLELGYSKNEILELYASHAPFGGNVVGLEMASWRYFGVQSHQLSWAESATLAVLPNAPSLIYPGKNQVKLLSKRNRLLLKLNQEGIIDKQTYELSIVEPLPQKPYDLPQIAPHLLQRVAKNQEGTRVKTTIEIGLQNRVNQIAKYYYNQYKQNEVHNLAILVIDVSNRKVMSYVGNSSTDGNHQKDVDVIDAPRSTGSILKPLLYAAMLDDGELLPNTLVADIPTQISGYTPQNFNLTFDGAVPAHRALSRSLNIPAVLMLQDFGVNKFYEELQRFKLRDISKPPDHYGLSLILGGAESNLWDLCRTYAGLSSTLNFFNKNQGNYRTNEFAELNYQDDFQVNFGDETKQKNILGAGSIWLTYNAMEQVNRPEGDEAWKFYDSSLKIAWKTGTSFGNRDAWAIGTNARYVVGVWVGNATGEGRPTLTGVTSAAPILFDVFNLLPRQRWFDTPYKDLEEVEVCSLSGHLAKDGCPTIKQFVPKKGKNTSICPYHKTVHLDKLEQFQVNSSCEDVENIVTKNWFVLPPVMAWYYKSQHIEYLPLPPYRNDCMGTQTATMDFIYPKTNSKIYLTKNFNSEIQPVILKVAHSQRESKLFWYVDNVFKGSTKTFHEMPISATTGFHYITVVDEFGNEIRRKIEIVKE, from the coding sequence ATTGCTTGGCGCTAAAATTGCTCTCGATGGACAATGGCGATTTCCTGCACAGGACAGCGTTCCTGACAAATTCAAGAAGTGTATCGTCTATTTTGAAGATGAGTATTTCTATAAACACCCCGGATTCAATCCTGTGGCAATGGTTAATGCTTTCCAGCAAAACAGAAAAGCGGGCAAAGTCGTTCGTGGCGGAAGCACGCTGACGCAACAAGTCATTCGCTTGTCCAGAAACGGGAAAAGGCGAACTTATTTTGAGAAAATAATCGAACTCATTCTCGCCACCCGATTAGAGTTGGGATATTCTAAAAACGAGATTTTAGAATTGTATGCTTCTCACGCACCTTTTGGTGGAAATGTGGTGGGTCTCGAAATGGCTTCTTGGCGGTATTTTGGCGTGCAATCCCATCAATTGTCTTGGGCGGAGAGTGCTACTTTGGCCGTTTTACCGAATGCGCCTAGTTTGATTTATCCCGGAAAAAACCAAGTTAAATTATTGAGTAAACGCAACCGACTTTTGTTAAAGTTAAACCAAGAAGGAATTATCGACAAACAAACCTATGAACTTTCGATAGTTGAACCCTTACCTCAAAAACCGTATGATCTGCCACAAATCGCGCCACATTTATTGCAGCGTGTTGCCAAGAATCAAGAAGGGACTCGGGTGAAAACGACTATAGAAATTGGGTTGCAAAACAGAGTCAATCAAATTGCAAAGTATTATTACAATCAGTACAAGCAAAACGAGGTTCATAATTTGGCTATTTTGGTTATCGATGTGTCTAATAGAAAAGTGATGAGTTATGTTGGTAATTCGTCTACGGACGGAAATCATCAAAAAGATGTGGATGTTATTGATGCACCAAGAAGTACCGGAAGTATTCTCAAACCGCTCTTGTATGCGGCTATGCTCGACGATGGAGAGTTATTACCCAATACACTGGTGGCGGATATTCCAACACAGATTTCGGGTTATACACCTCAGAATTTCAACTTGACGTTCGACGGTGCTGTTCCGGCGCATCGGGCGTTATCCCGTTCGTTGAATATTCCAGCTGTATTGATGTTGCAGGATTTCGGGGTAAATAAATTTTATGAAGAATTACAGCGATTCAAATTGCGGGACATTTCAAAACCACCAGACCATTACGGTTTGTCGCTCATTTTAGGAGGAGCCGAAAGTAACTTATGGGATTTGTGTAGAACCTATGCTGGTTTGTCTTCAACTTTAAATTTTTTCAATAAAAATCAAGGAAACTACAGAACCAATGAATTTGCCGAACTCAATTATCAGGATGATTTTCAAGTTAATTTTGGTGACGAAACCAAACAAAAGAACATTTTGGGAGCGGGATCGATTTGGCTTACTTATAATGCGATGGAACAAGTGAATCGTCCCGAAGGCGATGAGGCTTGGAAATTCTATGACAGTTCGCTGAAAATTGCCTGGAAAACGGGAACAAGTTTCGGGAATCGCGATGCGTGGGCGATAGGAACCAATGCTAGATATGTAGTTGGCGTATGGGTGGGTAACGCAACAGGTGAAGGTAGACCTACCTTGACGGGAGTTACCAGCGCAGCACCAATTTTATTCGATGTTTTTAATTTGTTGCCCAGACAGCGATGGTTTGATACGCCGTATAAAGATTTAGAAGAAGTTGAAGTTTGCAGTTTGAGTGGTCATTTGGCCAAAGACGGTTGTCCAACAATCAAACAGTTCGTTCCCAAGAAAGGAAAGAATACTTCTATTTGTCCGTATCACAAAACGGTGCATTTGGATAAATTAGAGCAATTTCAGGTCAACAGCAGTTGCGAAGATGTAGAAAATATAGTAACCAAAAACTGGTTTGTGTTGCCACCCGTAATGGCTTGGTATTACAAAAGTCAGCATATAGAATATTTGCCGTTGCCTCCGTATAGAAATGATTGTATGGGAACACAAACGGCTACAATGGATTTTATTTATCCCAAAACGAATAGCAAAATCTATCTCACCAAAAATTTCAATAGTGAAATACAGCCAGTGATTTTAAAAGTAGCTCATTCGCAACGGGAAAGTAAGTTGTTTTGGTATGTGGATAATGTGTTTAAAGGCAGTACCAAAACCTTTCACGAAATGCCTATTTCGGCAACGACAGGATTTCATTACATCACTGTGGTGGATGAATTTGGAAACGAAATCCGAAGAAAGATTGAGATTGTAAAGGAGTAA